The following are encoded together in the Panicum virgatum strain AP13 chromosome 6K, P.virgatum_v5, whole genome shotgun sequence genome:
- the LOC120711401 gene encoding F-box/LRR-repeat protein At3g59190-like translates to MALKISKAMGVVGDRISGLPDELLHCIMSFLPARDAVRTCVLLPRWHRLWVSTPQLNVDAEGFSYEDTFVKFVTTLLLRRGCTPLDSFWLCANRPGIYLYNIYNSANNWICHALRSNVQVLGIVEHWATGDEEEEDMEVVEDMMFKIDHYAFTSSYLKRLHLCCVSVSNRFTKQLFSGCPALEDLEMINCNIYTSEFSSGTLKNLTIDYVGLPPYERQGNKLDFVINMPSLVLLCLGSLLCEMPSLVGMQSLITASLSLDHPSVIFADACDILGALSNVKNMELLFPCDVAGKSSLQSDMQLCRVVFSNLTTLSLSDWCLHGNCEALFYFFEHSPNLEELTLKMRKQLGFRDHLNWFPIVAAGPETFNCDKLKKIEIICPKHDKRVSKLVAILFAKIISSPEISIKPF, encoded by the exons ATGGCCCTGAAGATCTCTAAGGCTATGGGCGTCGTGGGGGACAGGATCAGCGGGCTCCCCGACGAGCTGCTCCACTGTATTATGTCCTTCTTGCCGGCGAGGGATGCCGTGCGCACCTGTGTGCTGTTGCCGAGGTGGCACCGCCTGTGGGTGTCGACGCCGCAACTTAACGTCGACGCCGAGGGCTTCTCCTACGAGGATACATTCGTCAAGTTTGTGACCACGTTGCTGCTGCGTCGCGGTTGCACACCTCTGGACTCGTTCTGGCTCTGTGCCAATAGGCCTGGCATCTACCTTTATAATATTTATAACAGTGCCAACAATTGGATCTGCCATGCCCTCAGGAGCAATGTTCAGGTGCTGGGCATTGTCGAGCATTGGGCTACtggagatgaagaggaagaagacatgGAAGTGGTAGAGGATATGATGTTCAAAATTGACCACTATGCCTTCACTTCGTCATACTTGAAAAGATTGCATCTTTGCTGTGTTTCTGTCAGCAATCGGTTCACAAAGCAGCTCTTTTCTGGCTGCCCTGCACTGGAAGACCTGGAGATGATAAACTGTAATATCTATACCTCCGAGTTTTCCTCTGGCACTTTGAAGAACCTGACCATTGATTATGTTGGTTTACCACCGTATGAAAGACAGGGGAACAAACTTGATTTTGTGATAAACATGCCCAGTCTTGTCTTACTTTGCCTTGGAAGCCTTCTTTGTGAAATGCCTTCCCTAGTGGGCATGCAGTCGCTGATAACAGCCTCACTTTCCTTGGACCATCCATCGGTTATATTTGCTGATGCCTGTGACATTCTTGGAGCTCTTTCAAATGTCAAGAACATGGAGTTGCTATTTCCATGTGATGTG GCTGGGAAATCTTCATTGCAAAGTGATATGCAGTTGTGTCGAGTGGTGTTTTCTAATTTGACAACTTTGTCTCTCAGTGATTGGTGCCTGCATGGTAACTGTGAAGCACTGTTCTATTTCTTTGAGCATTCACCTAATCTAGAGGAACTTACTCTGAAGATGAGGAAGCAG CTCGGTTTCCGTGATCATCTTAACTGGTTCCCTATTGTTGCTGCTGGTCCTGAAACATTCAATTGTGataagctgaagaaaattgaaATCATCTGTCCAAAGCATGATAAAAGAGTGAGCAAGCTAGTGGCAATACTATTTGCCAAAATAATCTCTTCACCAGAAATTAGTATCAAACCGTTTTAA